The Juglans microcarpa x Juglans regia isolate MS1-56 chromosome 8S, Jm3101_v1.0, whole genome shotgun sequence genome has a window encoding:
- the LOC121244013 gene encoding FHA domain-containing protein PS1 — protein sequence MDAKKEFKPHEEGERKIPVFTVLKNGAILKNIFIVNNPAPSSLSSVSQNPDQEYEEILTVGRHPNCNIMLTHPSISRFHLQIHSEACKQRLSVMDLSSVHGTWVSEKKVEPGECVELMEGDTVRLGGSSRLYRLHWIPMSRAYDLENPFVPPELHVSMTKEKEEETYQDEKPLSIGNENIEEKDSLVVQGKEEEKYQDNNWFSVDNRDIHSLDPILDDLDSLFSGVNLEWIGNREIPSAPPLPEFLISEEKEVDENPSRIVGEPRDILSPCSGHFGPGSGLGDLSLPVGGVILGTEGQQLEKENWSPKRHSVNDVLFEIENLESPSRRSEQEFKPLENIGSSVFVQEGEATNWVDASRLMSKNFIMENSSLSVEKFPEKTINQQVNEENQDPQPLLALLSLPNGGNKDNFTAEQTINLLVSPDSASCDEENHLVAQLLEETEHVSVSRKDHGMREISSLHSVPIATKYMDSSLVPGEGTVTVLSESTEKEKMQTVFAAAGLSEAKLSESSSIGLEKQCSIWSRRGKPASVKIQTGAGKSRGKNVKAGIDDEVESYSQEDIENNSLSKAPFTGLLEQEEIYTPEKENFTPNALVNSLSKKGGLEETKHSKSSASSASKGTFSTGIHPEKEPLQRAGIDAKVVLDSREDIEKNSSSKALFTGLHEQEEVFTPDKENFTPKAFVNSLRKKGRIVETKNSQSRASSSSKVTFSPGIPPEKELLQRAGIGAEVELDSQEDTEKNSTSKALFTGLHEQEEIFTPDKENFTPKTLVNSFRKKGRIEATKHFKSCLSSSSKVILSPGPEKDMTACLDNGNPTQKICQERESARPASINRVRLDQEIVPIRRISERVPFQPLLVDPTGKSKPDASIPETAMRSCNSKFEHTNISSDNPTGEARRSWTMIVDSTTLLNKESRKSLHLLQGLKGTHLIIPRTVIRELDCLKRRCSLFRRTTEAPSALEWIEECMLRKTWWIHVQSSSEEGSMIAPTPPLSPQSCYSDGRVHFSHGIANSMLFSSHGSLSEIVSPTAEDHILDCALLIRKTNTKGRLVLLSDNVTLKIKAMAEGLICETAPQFRESLVNPFSERFLWADSSPRGRTWSYLDDMVLREQYCRCPFKKSAKGESAKGLKLILYHNSQYGRISSVS from the exons ATGGATGCCAAGAAAGAGTTCAAACCCCATGAAGAAGGAGAGAGGAAAATCCCGGTGTTCACAGTCCTAAAGAATGGTgccatactcaagaacatcttTATCGTCAACAATCCAGCACCGTCGTCACTATCTTCTGTTTCCCAGAACCCAGATCAAGAATACGAAGAAATCTTGACAGTAGGACGACACCCCAATTGCAACATTATGTTAACTCATCCCAGCATCAGCAGATTCCACCTTCAAATCCACTCAGAAGCCTGTAAGCAACGGCTCTCTGTCATGGACTTATCGTCCG TGCATGGGACCTGGGTCTCGGAGAAGAAGGTGGAGCCGGGGGAATGCGTGGAGCTAATGGAGGGTGATACAGTGAGGCTAGGTGGCTCCAGCAGACTCTATAGGCTGCATTGGATTCCTATGAGCCGCGCGTATGATTTGGAAAATCCATTTGTGCCACCCGAGTTGCATGTGTCCATGACTaaggagaaagaagaggaaactTATCAG GATGAGAAACCTTTATCGAttggaaatgaaaatattgaagaaaaagaTTCATTGGTAGTGCAAggaaaagaggaagagaaatatCAG GATAATAACTGGTTTTCAGTTGACAATAGAGACATTCACTCGCTCGATCCAATTTTGGACGATCTAGATTCTTTATTTTCTGGTGTAAACTTGGAATGGATTGGGAACAGGGAAATACCATCAGCTCCCCCTTTGCCTGAATTCTTGATAAGTGAGGAAAAGGAAGTTGATGAGAACCCATCAAGAATTGTTGGTGAACCGAGGGATATCTTGAGCCCCTGTTCTGGGCACTTTGGACCAGGATCTGGGTTGGGAGACTTGTCTCTGCCTGTTGGAGGAGTCATACTGGGGACTGAAGGTCAGCAATTAGAGAAAGAAAACTGGAGCCCAAAACGTCACTCTGTCAATGATGTGttatttgaaatagaaaatcTGGAGAGCCCCTCAAGAAGGTCAGAGCAGGAGTTTAAGCCTTTGGAAAACATAGGTTCCTCAGTTTTTGTTCAGGAGGGAGAAGCAACGAATTGGGTGGATGCTTCAAGACTAATgtcaaaaaatttcatcatgGAGAACTCGTCATTGTCAGTTGAGAAATTTCCTGAAAAGACTATCAATCAACAAGTAAATGAAGAAAACCAGGACCCACAGCCTCTCTTGGCTTTACTATCACTACCCAATGGAGGAAATAAGGATAACTTCACAGCAGAACAAACAATTAACTTGCTGGTGAGCCCGGACTCTGCAAGTTGTGATGAAGAGAACCACTTGGTAGCTCAATTGCTCGAAGAAACTGAACACGTGAGTGTATCAAGGAAAGACCATGGCATGAGGGAAATCTCAAGCCTTCATTCTGTACCTATTGCGACAAAATACATGGACTCATCTTTGGTTCCTGGGGAGGGTACTGTTACAGTTCTCTCAGAGagtacagaaaaagaaaaaatgcagaCTGTATTTGCTGCAGCAGGACTATCTGAAGCAAAACTCTCAGAAAGCTCCTCAATTGGATTGGAAAAACAATGCAGTATTTGGTCAAGAAGAGGTAAACCTGCTAGTGTTAAGATCCAAACAGGTGCAGGTAAGAGTAGAGGTAAGAACGTCAAGGCTGGTATTGATGATGAAGTTGAATCATATAGTCAGGAGGATATAGAAAATAACTCTCTTTCAAAGGCTCCTTTTACTGGTTTACTTGAGCAGGAAGAAATCTATACCCCCGAGAAGGAGAATTTCACCCCAAATGCTCTTGTGAATTCCTTGAGTAAAAAGGGTGGGCTTGAAGAAACTAAGCACTCTAAGTCAAGCGCATCATCCGCTTCAAAGGGAACTTTCAGCACTGGTATCCATCCAGAAAAAGAGCCTCTTCAAAGGGCTGGTATTGATGCTAAAGTTGTGTTAGATAGTCGAGAGGATATTGAAAAGAACTCGAGTTCAAAGGCCCTTTTTACTGGTTTACATGAGCAGGAAGAAGTCTTTACCCCAGATAAGGAGAATTTCACCCCAAAAGCTTTTGTGAATTCCTTGAGAAAGAAGGGTAGGATTGTAGAAACTAAGAACTCTCAGTCACGTGCATCATCATCTTCAAAGGTGACTTTCAGCCCTGGTATCCCTCCAGAAAAAGAGCTTCTTCAAAGGGCTGGTATTGGTGCTGAAGTTGAATTAGATAGTCAGGAGGATACAGAAAAGAACTCAACTTCGAAGGCTCTTTTTACTGGTTTACATGAGCAGGAAGAAATCTTTACCCCGGATAAGGAGAATTTTACCCCAAAAACTCTTGTGAATTCCTTCAGAAAGAAGGGTAGGATTGAAGCAACTAAGCACTTTAAGTCATGCTTATCGTCCTCTTCAAAGGTGATTTTAAGCCCTGGTCCAGAAAAAGACATGACCGCTTGTCTAGACAATGGAAACCCAACACAAAAAATTTGTCAAGAACGGGAATCAGCTAGACCAGCTTCAATAAATCGAGTGAGGTTGGACCAAGAGATTGTGCCAATAAGGAGAATATCAGAAAGGGTGCCCTTTCAACCTTTACTTGTGGACCCCACAGGAAAGAGTAAACCAGATGCTTCAATCCCTGAAACTGCTATGAGAAGCTGCAATTCTAAATTTGAGCACACTAACATCTCTTCT GACAACCCCACTGGAGAGGCCAGAAGAAGCTGGACCATGATAGTGGACTCTACTACTCTTCTAAACAAGGAGTCAAGGAAGTCATTACATCTTTTACAGGGTCTCAAAGGAACTCATTTGATAATTCCAAGAACAG TCATAAGGGAACTGGATTGTCTTAAGCGGCGCTGTAGTCTATTCAGAAGAACAACAGAGGCTCCTTCAGCATTAGAATGGATTGAAGAATGTATGTTGAGAAAAACTTGGTGGATTCATGTGCAGAGCTCATCGGAGGAGGGAAGTATGATTGCTCCTACCCCTCCCCTTTCCCCTCAATCTTGTTACAGTGATGGAAGGGTGCATTTTTCTCATGGCATAGCAAACTCAATGCTATTTTCAAGCCATGGGAGTTTGTCTGAAATTGTTTCACCAACAGCAGAAGACCATATCCTGGACTGTGCTCTGCTAATCAGGAAAACAAACACTAAGGGACGTCTTGTCCTTCTAAGTGACAATGTCACTCTGAAAATCAAAGCCATGGCAGAG GGTTTAATCTGTGAGACAGCGCCCCAATTCCGTGAGAGCCTGGTTAACCCCTTTTCTGAGAGGTTCTTGTGGGCTGACAGCTCTCCCAGAGGGCGTACATGGTCTTATTTAGATGATATGGTTTTAAGGGAACAGTATTGTCGCTGCCCCTTCAAGAAGTCAGCAAAAGGAGAAAGTGCAAAGGGTCTGAAGCTTATTCTGTACCACAACTCTCAATATGGGCGGATCAGTTCAGTCAGCTAA